Proteins encoded in a region of the Vicia villosa cultivar HV-30 ecotype Madison, WI linkage group LG5, Vvil1.0, whole genome shotgun sequence genome:
- the LOC131604062 gene encoding 21 kDa protein-like: MRTQRPHQLFLFSIIFFASTFSYLQSVTATGEQPPTTGTTGDTEFIRSSCNTTLYPDICYTSLSRYANAVQQNPGQLARIAIAVSFSKVHRTASYLSNLTRVADYGGNSRAALALHDCFSNLNDAVDEIRGSIKQMRQIGAAGNSAGADSFLFQMSNVQTWMSAALTDEETCTDGFQDVENCPMKTDVNDRVTKVKKFTSNALALVNGYASKGMP; this comes from the coding sequence atgAGAACCCAACGCCCTCACCAACTCTTCCTATTTTCCATCATCTTCTTCGCATCTACATTCTCATATCTCCAATCAGTAACCGCCACCGGAGAACAACCTCCGACCACCGGAACCACCGGGGACACCGAATTCATCCGTTCTAGCTGCAACACAACACTCTACCCTGACATATGCTACACTTCCCTCTCTCGTTACGCCAATGCAGTCCAACAGAATCCCGGCCAACTCGCTCGCATCGCCATCGCCGTAAGCTTCTCCAAAGTCCACCGCACCGCCTCCTACCTCTCCAACCTCACTCGCGTCGCCGATTACGGTGGAAACTCCCGCGCCGCTCTTGCTCTCCATGACTGCTTCTCCAACCTCAACGACGCGGTGGATGAAATCCGCGGCTCGATTAAACAGATGCGCCAGATAGGAGCCGCCGGCAATTCCGCCGGCGCCGATTCGTTTCTTTTTCAGATGAGTAACGTCCAGACGTGGATGAGCGCGGCGCTTACCGATGAAGAAACGTGTACCGATGGATTTCAAGATGTGGAGAATTGTCCGATGAAAACGGACGTTAACGATCGTGTGACGAAGGTGAAGAAGTTCACCAGCAATGCTTTGGCGTTGGTTAACGGTTACGCCAGTAAAGGAATGCCGTGA
- the LOC131604060 gene encoding uncharacterized CRM domain-containing protein At3g25440, chloroplastic-like has protein sequence MFSAASVRGTRHRFSYPFNRHSLFWLCLVEDVPTIASSLTRCFRSFTPYSIHPRTYSTPRHLSKLPPVCSPSAFVSQLGSNVIGSQCNQANRLPSRYTSNSSVELKTQNDVVRFSLYKPGDISSETKSQSKKTMKKSKRAKVNELKFYRLKAKQKMYSPNPEVRIRYKLEKAKRKETWLIEKLRKFDVPKLPTETFDPEILTEEERHYLKRTGEKKKHYVPVGRRGVFGGVVLNMHLHWKNHETVKVICKPCKPGQAQEYAEELARLSKGIVIDIKPNNIIIFYRGKNYVQPKVMSPPDTLSKAKALEKYRYEQSLEHTSQFIEKLEKELEEYHEHVAKFKKRKEDTT, from the exons ATGTTTTCTGCAGCTTCAGTCAGAGGAACAAGACACAGGTTTTCCTACCCATTCAATAG ACATAGCTTATTCTGGCTATGCTTAGTTGAAGATGTTCCGACCATTGCATCATCCCTTACAAGATGTTTTCGATCTTTTACTCCTTATTCCATACATCCAAGAACTTACAGCACACCGAGACATCTTTCAAAACTACCCCCTGTATGTTCTCCATCAGCTTTTGTTTCACAGCTCGGATCAAATGTCATTGGAAGCCAATGTAATCAGGCAAACCGGCTACCTTCCAGATACACAAGTAATTCATCAGTTGAACTGAAGACCCAAAATGATGTTGTACGGTTCTCTCTGTATAAGCCTGGGGATATTAGTTCTGAAACGAAGAGCCAGAGtaaaaaaacaatgaaaaaatCTAAAAGGGCCAAAGTGAATGAGCTCAAATTTTATCGTTTGAAGGCAAAACAAAAGATGTATTCTCCTAATCCAGAAGTTAGAATTCGCTATAAGCTTGAAAAG GCCAAGCGAAAGGAAACATGGTTGATTGAAAAGCTTAGGAAATTTGATGTTCCGAAGCTCCCAACAGAAACATTTGATCCTGAAATTTTAACCGAGGAGGAGAGGCATTATCTGAAGCGCACTGGAGAGAAAAAGAAACACTATGTTCCAGTTGGGAGACGAGGAGTGTTTGGTGGGGTAGTTCTAAACATGCATCTTCACTGGAAGAATCATGAGACGGTGAAGGTTATATGCAAGCCCTGCAAACCGGGTCAAGCTCAGGAATATGCTGAAGAGCTGGCTCGACTGAGCAAAGGCATTGTGATTGACATCAAACCTAATAATATTATCATTTTTTACCGAGGAAAGAACTATGTACAACCCAAAGTGATGTCACCTCCAGATACATTATCAAAAGCGAAG GCCTTGGAGAAATATCGATATGAGCAGTCACTTGAGCATACTAGCCAGTTCATcgaaaagttggagaaagagcTTGAAGAGTATCATGAGCACGTTGCAAAGTTTAAAAAAAGGAAAGAGGATACAACTTAA
- the LOC131604059 gene encoding pentatricopeptide repeat-containing protein At2g15980-like, whose amino-acid sequence MIHVQIAKHLLKPLTLFFSSFSSSSEQQQIAVTSAVSILTNQRSKSRWNTLHSLYPNGFNPTDFSQITLHLNNKPHLALHFYQWTKSKSLCHHNLSSYSTIIHILARGRLYSHAYNTIRTALLSPETPVKLFEILVNSYRDCGSAPFVFDLLIEACLQSRKIEPSVEITRMLLSRGISPKVMTLNSLVSRVCGKLGVDVGYEIYREFFRLDEEKYDFSKRGFRVVNPNVHTFNTLMLCCYQNGLMEKVEEIWGEMCEMNCDPNAYSYSLLMTAFCEGGRMGDCEKMWKEMRKKEIEPDVVSYNTIIGGFCKIGDVGKAEEFFRDMGLVGIDATVSTYENLVKGYCNVDDVDSAVLVYKDMCRKDFRPDALTVDMVVRLLCDRGRVEEAMEFFKSGVGKFGLVPKEKSYEALIKGLCFEGKMGDALKLQAEMVGKGFEPNLNIYEGFIDGYIRQGNKEMAEALRKEMVQTHAELTD is encoded by the coding sequence ATGATTCATGTTCAAATAGCTAAACACTTACTAAAACCCTTAACCCTCTTCttctcatctttttcttcatcatcAGAACAACAACAAATTGCTGTAACTTCCGCAGTTTCAATCCTCACCAACCAACGTTCCAAATCCCGCTGGAACACTCTCCATTCCCTCTACCCAAACGGCTTCAACCCAACCGATTTCTCCCAAATCACTCTCCACCTCAACAACAAACCCCACCTCGCACTTCACTTCTACCAATGGACCAAATCCAAATCCCTCTGTCACCACAACCTTTCCTCCTACTCCACCATCATTCACATCCTCGCACGTGGCCGCCTCTACTCACACGCTTACAACACCATCAGAACCGCTCTTCTCAGCCCCGAGACGCCGGTGAAGCTTTTCGAGATTCTTGTCAATTCTTATCGAGATTGTGGTTCTGCTCcttttgtttttgatttgttgattgaaGCGTGTTTGCAGTCTAGAAAAATCGAACCTTCCGTTGAAATTACTAGAATGTTACTCTCCCGTGGGATTAGCCCCAAGGTTATGACTTTGAATTCTTTAGTTTCTAGGGTTTGTGGAAAATTGGGGGTGGATGTAGGGTATGAGATTTACCGGGAGTTTTTTAGGTTAGATgaagaaaaatatgatttttcgAAAAGGGGTTTTAGagttgttaaccctaatgtgcatACTTTTAATACATTGATGTTGTGTTGTTATCAAAATGGTTTGATGGAGAAGGTTGAGGAAATTTGGGGTGAAATGTGTGAAATGAATTGTGATCCTAATGCTTATAGTTATAGTTTATTGATGACTGCGTTTTGTGAGGGAGGGAGGATGGGAGATTGTGAAAAGATGTGGAAGGAAATGAGGAAGAAGGAAATTGAGCCTGATGTGGTTAGTTATAATACCATAATTGGTGGGTTTTGTAAGATTGGTGATGTTGGAAAAGCCGAGGAGTTTTTCAGAGACATGGGATTGGTTGGTATTGATGCAACGGTTTCGACTTATGAGAATCTTGTTAAGGGGTATTGTAATGTTGACGATGTTGATTCAGCTGTTCTTGTTTATAAGGATATGTGCAGGAAGGATTTTAGACCTGATGCATTAACTGTTGATATGGTGGTTAGGTTACTTTGTGATAGAGGTAGGGTTGAAGAAGCTATGGAGTTTTTCAAGAGTGGAGTTGGTAAGTTTGGTTTGGTTCCAAAGGAGAAGAGTTACGAGGCCTTGATTAAGGGGTTGTGTTTCGAGGGGAAGATGGGAGATGCTTTGAAGCTTCAGGCAGAGATGGTAGGAAAAGGGTTTGAACCGAATTTGAATATATATGAAGGTTTTATTGATGGGTATATTAGGCAAGGGAACAAGGAAATGGCAGAAGCTTTGAGGAAAGAAATGGTGCAAACTCATGCAGAGCTAACAGATTAA